In Kitasatospora sp. NBC_00240, the following are encoded in one genomic region:
- a CDS encoding MMPL family transporter: MSAPESRAASTPGAAAPPKGLRALGEWCARHFVIVMVLWLVGLGGLHALQNTVGGTYSDDFTLPGTQSDTGLNVLKMYEPSAGGFSSPIVLHDDTPLTAFQAQIGQTVTALEQLPDVLSAVNPIPATPPAPGAQPPPNAPLSADGTTAYITVRFSVSPSSLGQEYLDGVDAAVAPLRSAGVEVEYGGSLGELARPETTDLLSEAIGFAVAVIVLIVGFGSVIAAGMPLVTALIGVIVGLSCLSLLANALTFATVSPTLATMIGLGVGIDYSLFLITRHRQRLIDGEDPATAAGHAVSTSGRAVLVSGCTVIVALAGLYVSRVSFIGNLGIAAAVTVITAVLGALTLTPAFLGLAGRNIDRFHLRKPIAETETGPDEQATGPWHRYAQKVERRPWWFLAVGVVVIGVLAIPLFSIQLGHIDDGADPTSFTDRRAFDLISDAFGPGTNGPLTVVIDQNAVPSANRAALATSVQNALAGVPGTATVTPLQPTSDGNALVSTVIPVNAPQDRSTTNLVNTLKDDTLPQAVAGTAAAGYVTGTTAAQVDFLDIVSERLPLIIATVVGLAFIIILIVFRGVLIAVKAAVLNLLSIAASYGVVVAVFQWGWGGPALGVNGKVPIESYVPMMMFAIVFGLSMDYEVFLLARVREAWLRTGDSKGAVAHALEITARVISCAALIMVSVFAAFLLSNNIVVKMLGLGLAVSVLIDATIVRLLLVPAVLTLLGKHAWWIPHWLDRILPHLDTEGEEEPAAPGPA, encoded by the coding sequence ATGTCAGCACCAGAGAGCCGGGCCGCGAGCACCCCCGGGGCCGCCGCCCCGCCCAAGGGGTTGCGGGCACTCGGTGAGTGGTGCGCGCGGCACTTCGTGATCGTGATGGTCCTGTGGCTGGTCGGCCTGGGCGGCCTGCACGCCCTGCAGAACACCGTCGGCGGCACCTACTCCGACGACTTCACGCTGCCCGGTACGCAATCCGACACCGGCCTGAACGTCCTCAAGATGTACGAGCCCTCGGCCGGCGGGTTCAGCTCGCCGATCGTCCTGCACGACGACACGCCGTTGACGGCGTTCCAGGCCCAGATCGGCCAGACGGTCACCGCCCTGGAGCAGCTGCCCGACGTGCTGTCCGCGGTGAACCCGATCCCCGCCACCCCGCCGGCCCCGGGCGCCCAGCCGCCCCCGAACGCGCCGCTGTCGGCCGACGGCACGACCGCCTACATCACGGTCCGGTTCTCGGTCAGCCCGTCCTCCCTCGGGCAGGAGTACCTGGACGGCGTGGACGCCGCGGTCGCACCGCTGCGATCGGCCGGCGTCGAGGTCGAGTACGGCGGTTCGCTGGGGGAGCTGGCCCGGCCGGAGACGACCGACCTGCTGAGCGAGGCGATCGGCTTCGCGGTCGCGGTCATCGTGCTGATCGTCGGCTTCGGCAGCGTCATCGCCGCCGGGATGCCCCTGGTCACGGCACTGATCGGGGTGATCGTCGGCCTCAGCTGTCTGAGCCTGCTGGCGAACGCGCTCACCTTCGCCACCGTCTCGCCCACCCTGGCCACCATGATCGGCCTGGGCGTGGGCATCGACTACTCGCTCTTCCTGATCACCCGCCACCGGCAACGGCTGATCGACGGCGAGGATCCGGCGACCGCCGCCGGCCACGCGGTGTCCACCAGCGGACGGGCCGTTCTGGTCTCCGGCTGCACCGTCATCGTCGCGCTGGCCGGCCTCTACGTCTCCCGGGTGAGCTTCATCGGCAACCTGGGCATCGCCGCGGCGGTCACCGTGATCACCGCGGTGCTCGGGGCGCTGACCCTCACCCCGGCGTTCCTGGGCCTGGCCGGGCGCAACATCGACCGCTTCCACCTGCGCAAGCCGATCGCGGAGACCGAGACCGGGCCCGACGAGCAGGCCACCGGCCCGTGGCACCGCTACGCCCAGAAGGTGGAGCGCAGGCCCTGGTGGTTCTTGGCGGTCGGGGTGGTGGTGATCGGTGTGCTGGCGATCCCGCTGTTCTCCATCCAGCTCGGGCACATCGACGACGGCGCCGATCCGACGAGCTTCACGGACCGGCGCGCCTTCGACCTGATCAGCGACGCCTTCGGCCCGGGCACCAACGGCCCGCTGACCGTGGTGATCGACCAGAACGCGGTGCCCTCGGCGAACCGCGCGGCCCTGGCCACCAGCGTGCAGAACGCCCTGGCCGGGGTGCCCGGCACCGCGACCGTCACCCCGCTCCAGCCCACCAGCGACGGCAACGCGCTGGTCTCCACGGTCATCCCGGTGAACGCCCCGCAGGACCGGTCCACCACGAACCTGGTGAACACCCTCAAGGACGACACCCTGCCGCAGGCCGTGGCCGGCACCGCCGCCGCCGGGTACGTCACCGGTACGACCGCCGCCCAGGTGGACTTCCTGGACATCGTGTCGGAGCGACTGCCGCTGATCATCGCCACCGTGGTCGGGCTGGCGTTCATCATCATCCTGATCGTGTTCCGCGGGGTGCTGATCGCCGTCAAGGCCGCCGTGCTCAACCTGCTCTCGATCGCCGCCTCGTACGGCGTGGTGGTGGCGGTCTTCCAGTGGGGCTGGGGCGGCCCCGCGCTGGGGGTCAACGGCAAGGTGCCGATCGAGAGTTACGTGCCGATGATGATGTTCGCCATCGTCTTCGGCCTCAGCATGGACTACGAGGTGTTCCTGCTCGCCCGGGTGCGCGAGGCCTGGCTGCGCACCGGGGACAGCAAGGGCGCCGTCGCGCACGCCCTGGAGATCACCGCCCGGGTGATCTCCTGCGCGGCCCTGATCATGGTCAGCGTCTTCGCCGCCTTCCTGCTCAGCAACAACATCGTGGTGAAGATGCTGGGCCTGGGCCTCGCGGTGAGCGTGCTGATCGACGCCACCATCGTGCGGCTGCTGCTCGTCCCCGCCGTGCTGACCCTGCTCGGCAAGCACGCCTGGTGGATCCCGCACTGGCTGGACCGGATCCTGCCGCACCTGGACACCGAGGGCGAGGAGGAGCCGGCCGCCCCGGGCCCGGCCTGA
- a CDS encoding beta-L-arabinofuranosidase domain-containing protein: protein MPLNRRQFVNGTVAAGASVLALRGADPASAAPAPSAAPGLSAAPEAAAAVSAVAPARGGLYTPNAAPLQPTSFLRLPPGSITARGWLDGQLRLQLAGLCGRYEEMSHFLDMNSSGWVHPERAGWEEVPYWLRGYVDLAVATGDATALAAARRWIDAVVATRQPDGFFGPAALRTSLNGGLDAWPFLPLTWALRSWQEYSGDTRIIPLLSGFFRYLDAQGPGAFNSSWVSQRWGDALDSVFWLFNRTGDSFLLGLADRMHSGGADWVDNLPSPHNVNIAQGYREPAQYALRSGSAAHTAAAYHNYDAVMAGHGQFPGGGFAGDENVRPGFGDPRQGFETCGIVEFMASHQLMNRLTGDPVWADRCEDLAFNSLPASLDPSGRAVHYITSANSVDLDDAAKTQGQFQNGFAMQAYQAGVDQYRCCPHNYGMGWPYFLEELWLATPDHGLAAAMYAASTVTAKVADGTTVTLTETTDYPFSETVTLRLSTPRAVAFPLYLRVPGWCQAPVLTVNGAPVAAPAGPAYTVVSRTWKDGDTVTLRLPQRTTVRNWGANHGAVSVDHGPLTYSLRIGEQFTQYGGSAVFPSYAVHATSPWNYGLALDAGAPVLTATGGPLAANPFTQAGSPLRITVPARRIAEWQADSQHVVAPLQDGPARSTAAVETVTLIPMGAARLRITAFPTTSPTGRPWTPPAPWVRIRNQNSGKVLGVDVMSTADSARVVQFADNGTADHLWQLVDNGGGWYRIRNQNSGKVLGVDVMSTADSARVVQFADNGTADHLWQLLDDGGGWYRIRNQNSGKVLGVDRMSTADSAQVVQFADNGTADHLWQLI from the coding sequence ATGCCCCTGAACCGTCGACAGTTCGTCAACGGCACCGTCGCCGCCGGTGCTTCGGTCCTCGCCCTACGCGGCGCGGACCCGGCGTCCGCCGCCCCTGCGCCGTCCGCCGCCCCCGGCTTGTCCGCCGCCCCCGAGGCAGCGGCGGCAGTGTCCGCCGTCGCCCCCGCCCGCGGCGGTCTCTACACCCCCAACGCCGCGCCGCTCCAGCCCACCTCCTTCCTTCGCCTGCCGCCCGGAAGCATCACCGCCCGCGGCTGGCTGGACGGCCAACTACGCTTGCAGCTGGCCGGGTTGTGTGGACGGTACGAGGAGATGTCGCACTTCCTCGACATGAACAGCAGTGGCTGGGTACACCCCGAACGGGCCGGCTGGGAGGAGGTGCCGTACTGGCTGCGCGGCTACGTGGACCTCGCCGTCGCCACCGGCGACGCCACCGCCCTGGCCGCCGCCCGCCGCTGGATCGACGCCGTGGTCGCCACCCGGCAGCCCGACGGCTTCTTCGGCCCGGCGGCGCTGCGCACCTCGCTGAACGGCGGCCTCGACGCCTGGCCCTTCCTGCCGCTCACCTGGGCGCTGCGCAGCTGGCAGGAGTACTCCGGCGACACCCGGATCATCCCGCTGCTCAGCGGCTTCTTCCGCTACCTGGATGCCCAGGGCCCCGGCGCCTTCAACAGCAGCTGGGTGTCCCAGCGTTGGGGCGACGCCCTGGACAGCGTCTTCTGGCTGTTCAACCGGACCGGGGACAGCTTCCTGCTGGGCCTGGCCGACCGGATGCACAGCGGCGGCGCCGACTGGGTCGACAACCTGCCCAGCCCGCACAACGTCAACATCGCCCAGGGCTACCGCGAGCCGGCCCAGTACGCGCTGCGCTCCGGATCGGCCGCGCACACCGCCGCGGCGTACCACAACTACGATGCGGTGATGGCGGGTCACGGACAGTTCCCGGGCGGGGGGTTCGCCGGTGACGAGAACGTCCGGCCCGGCTTCGGCGACCCGCGGCAGGGCTTCGAGACCTGCGGGATCGTCGAGTTCATGGCCAGCCACCAGCTGATGAACCGCCTCACCGGGGACCCGGTCTGGGCCGACCGCTGCGAGGACCTCGCCTTCAACTCGCTGCCCGCGTCGCTGGATCCCTCCGGCCGGGCGGTGCACTACATCACCAGCGCCAACAGCGTGGACCTCGACGACGCCGCGAAGACCCAGGGCCAGTTCCAGAACGGCTTCGCCATGCAGGCCTACCAGGCCGGCGTCGACCAGTACCGCTGCTGCCCGCACAACTACGGTATGGGCTGGCCGTACTTCCTGGAGGAACTCTGGCTGGCCACCCCCGACCACGGCCTGGCGGCGGCGATGTACGCCGCGAGCACCGTCACCGCCAAGGTCGCCGACGGCACCACCGTGACGCTCACCGAGACCACCGACTACCCCTTCTCGGAGACGGTCACGCTGCGCCTGTCGACCCCGCGCGCGGTGGCCTTCCCGCTGTACCTGCGGGTGCCCGGCTGGTGCCAGGCCCCCGTCCTCACGGTGAACGGCGCGCCGGTGGCGGCCCCGGCCGGACCGGCGTACACCGTGGTCTCCCGTACCTGGAAGGACGGCGACACCGTCACCCTGCGGCTGCCGCAGCGCACCACCGTCCGGAACTGGGGCGCCAACCACGGTGCGGTCTCGGTGGACCACGGGCCGCTCACCTACTCGCTGCGGATCGGTGAGCAGTTCACCCAGTACGGCGGCAGCGCCGTGTTCCCCTCGTACGCCGTGCACGCCACCAGCCCGTGGAACTACGGGCTGGCCCTGGACGCCGGCGCGCCCGTCCTGACCGCCACCGGCGGGCCGCTCGCCGCCAACCCCTTCACCCAGGCCGGGAGCCCGCTGCGGATCACCGTGCCGGCCCGGCGGATCGCCGAGTGGCAGGCCGACAGCCAGCACGTGGTGGCGCCGCTGCAGGACGGTCCGGCCCGTAGCACGGCCGCGGTCGAGACCGTGACGCTGATCCCGATGGGCGCCGCCCGGCTGCGGATCACCGCCTTCCCCACCACCTCGCCCACCGGCCGGCCGTGGACCCCGCCCGCCCCCTGGGTCCGGATCCGCAACCAGAACTCGGGCAAGGTGCTGGGGGTGGACGTGATGTCGACGGCCGACAGCGCCCGGGTGGTGCAGTTCGCGGACAACGGGACGGCCGACCATCTGTGGCAACTGGTGGACAACGGTGGCGGCTGGTACCGGATCCGGAACCAGAACTCGGGCAAGGTGCTGGGGGTGGACGTGATGTCGACGGCCGACAGCGCCCGGGTGGTGCAGTTCGCGGACAACGGGACGGCCGACCATCTGTGGCAGCTGCTGGACGACGGTGGCGGCTGGTACCGGATCCGGAACCAGAACTCGGGCAAGGTGCTCGGCGTCGACCGGATGTCGACCGCGGACAGCGCCCAGGTCGTCCAGTTCGCCGACAACGGCACCGCCGACCACCTCTGGCAGCTGATCTGA
- a CDS encoding potassium channel family protein, giving the protein MGDGMVGPDLQDLPRRKRRRLLLRALLRPLLTTVGLVTAYYLIPMDKPYGAATVLGLVLGLLAVSALLVWQTRSVSRSPYPRLRAVEALAAVFPSLILLFATSYFLLERSQSGSFTESLSRTDAVYFTVTVFSTVGFGDIAPRTGVARTTVVFQMLADVLLIGVIAHVMLEAVRRGLDRRVRPGGPQPDAGLPSSDRPGDPADDDPGPSA; this is encoded by the coding sequence GTGGGCGACGGGATGGTGGGGCCGGACCTTCAGGACCTTCCCCGGCGGAAGCGGCGCCGACTCCTGCTGCGCGCACTGCTACGACCGCTGCTGACCACCGTCGGTCTGGTGACGGCCTACTACCTGATCCCCATGGACAAGCCCTACGGCGCCGCGACGGTGCTGGGCCTCGTGCTCGGTCTGCTGGCGGTGTCCGCCCTCCTCGTGTGGCAGACCCGGTCGGTCAGCCGGTCCCCGTACCCGAGGCTGCGGGCCGTCGAGGCGCTGGCTGCCGTCTTCCCCTCGCTCATCCTGCTCTTCGCCACAAGCTACTTCCTCCTGGAGCGGAGCCAGTCGGGATCCTTCACCGAGTCCTTGTCCCGCACGGACGCCGTGTACTTCACGGTCACGGTCTTCTCCACGGTGGGCTTCGGCGACATCGCCCCCAGAACAGGGGTGGCAAGGACCACCGTCGTCTTTCAGATGCTCGCGGACGTACTCCTGATCGGGGTCATCGCCCACGTCATGCTGGAGGCCGTGCGCAGGGGCCTCGACCGGCGTGTGCGGCCCGGAGGCCCGCAGCCCGATGCCGGCCTGCCGTCGTCGGACAGGCCGGGTGACCCGGCGGACGACGACCCCGGACCGTCCGCATGA
- a CDS encoding formylglycine-generating enzyme family protein, with amino-acid sequence MTLSIPSCCAPGRRPEGSGESDPPGLSAPPVAQSGAAPAGPRPVRLDGGWFRMGSDDALAYPEDGEGPVRRVRVGPFAIDAHCVSNARFASFVAATGHVTDAESYGASFVFGGLLPDDFPPTRAVAAAPWWREVLGADWRHPFGPASDRGGRATHPVVHVSWNDALAYCSWAGRRLPTEAEWEYAARGGLEQEPFPWGGDLRPGGRHRMNVWNGSFPGHNTLEDGYLGTCPVDAFPPNGYGLHNMTGNVWEWTADCFHAVRHATGGRDAPGAPAAGPPRALRGGSYLCHASYCRRYRVSARMANTPDSSTGNIGFRCAGDPAAR; translated from the coding sequence ATGACACTGAGCATCCCCTCCTGCTGCGCGCCGGGCCGCCGCCCGGAGGGGTCCGGGGAGTCGGATCCGCCCGGGCTGTCGGCACCACCGGTCGCACAGTCGGGCGCGGCCCCGGCCGGTCCGCGGCCTGTCCGGCTGGACGGCGGCTGGTTCCGCATGGGCAGCGACGACGCGCTCGCCTACCCCGAGGACGGTGAGGGCCCGGTGCGACGGGTGCGGGTCGGCCCGTTCGCCATCGACGCGCACTGCGTCAGCAACGCCCGCTTCGCCTCGTTCGTGGCCGCCACCGGACACGTCACCGATGCCGAGAGCTACGGGGCGTCGTTCGTCTTCGGCGGCCTCCTGCCCGACGACTTCCCGCCCACCCGGGCGGTCGCCGCCGCTCCGTGGTGGCGGGAGGTGCTCGGCGCCGACTGGCGGCATCCGTTCGGCCCCGCTTCCGACCGCGGCGGGCGCGCGACGCACCCTGTGGTGCACGTCTCGTGGAACGACGCCCTCGCCTACTGCTCCTGGGCCGGCCGACGGCTTCCGACGGAGGCCGAATGGGAGTACGCCGCCCGCGGTGGGCTCGAACAGGAGCCCTTTCCGTGGGGCGGCGACCTCCGCCCCGGCGGCCGGCACCGCATGAACGTCTGGAACGGTTCCTTCCCAGGCCACAACACCCTTGAGGACGGCTACCTCGGTACCTGCCCCGTGGACGCGTTCCCCCCGAACGGCTACGGCCTCCACAACATGACCGGCAACGTCTGGGAGTGGACAGCCGACTGCTTCCACGCCGTCCGCCACGCCACCGGCGGGCGAGACGCCCCGGGCGCCCCGGCAGCCGGCCCCCCGCGTGCCCTTCGCGGTGGCTCCTACCTCTGCCACGCCTCGTACTGCCGCCGCTACCGGGTCTCCGCGCGGATGGCCAACACCCCCGACTCCTCCACCGGCAACATCGGCTTCCGCTGCGCGGGCGACCCGGCCGCTCGATGA
- a CDS encoding DUF2252 domain-containing protein: MTVTKKSVTDGNSDAGASTRGAAPELLSRADRVASGKAARRTAPLEAHGEFRPDRSRDPVGLLLGQAASRVPELVPVRHGRMLVSPFTYYRGAALPMAADLAATPTSGLRVQLCGDAHLANFGAFASPERRLVFDVNDFDETLPGPFEWDVKRLAASLVVAGRDNDFSHKARRRIVLEAAKGYRKAMRQFAKQPFLEVWYAHLDIEEAIEQFRSQIKAKRFRATEELLAKAHTRDSTQALGKLTTLVDGRRRIISAPPTIVPVEELFGDVQSDEIYKLIRTVLGKYRRTLQTDRQHLLDHFTLVQMARKVVGVGSVGTRAWIVLMDGGDGVEPLFLQAKEAQPSVLAEYAGSSRYGNEGERVVAGQHLMQAQSDIFLGWTRVTGPDKVNRDFYVRQLRDWKFSAPIEMMLPSGMAVYGRLCGWTLARAHARTGDRVALAAYLGGSDRFDQAVADFAEAYADQNEEDFAALQLAVVDGRAEATSGI, from the coding sequence ATGACGGTGACCAAGAAGAGCGTGACGGACGGGAATTCCGATGCCGGGGCATCCACCCGTGGCGCCGCGCCGGAACTCCTGAGCAGGGCGGACCGGGTGGCATCGGGGAAGGCGGCCCGCAGGACGGCGCCGCTGGAGGCGCACGGCGAGTTCCGGCCGGACCGGTCGCGGGATCCGGTGGGGCTGCTCCTCGGCCAGGCGGCGTCGCGGGTACCCGAACTGGTGCCGGTACGGCACGGGCGCATGCTCGTGTCGCCCTTCACCTACTACCGGGGGGCCGCACTGCCGATGGCGGCGGATCTGGCCGCCACACCCACCTCAGGTCTGCGGGTCCAGCTCTGCGGCGACGCGCATCTGGCGAATTTCGGCGCGTTCGCCTCGCCGGAGCGACGACTGGTCTTCGACGTCAACGACTTCGACGAAACCCTGCCCGGGCCCTTCGAGTGGGACGTCAAGCGGCTGGCCGCGAGCTTGGTGGTGGCGGGGCGTGACAACGACTTCTCCCACAAGGCCCGGCGCAGGATCGTCCTGGAAGCGGCCAAGGGCTATCGGAAGGCGATGCGCCAATTCGCGAAGCAGCCCTTCCTGGAGGTCTGGTACGCGCACCTGGACATCGAGGAAGCCATCGAGCAGTTCAGGTCCCAGATCAAGGCCAAGAGGTTCAGGGCGACCGAGGAGCTGCTGGCCAAGGCCCACACCCGTGACAGTACGCAGGCGCTCGGCAAGCTCACCACCCTGGTCGACGGCCGGCGCCGGATCATCAGTGCCCCCCCGACGATCGTCCCCGTCGAAGAGCTCTTCGGTGATGTGCAGTCCGACGAGATCTACAAGCTGATCCGCACGGTGCTGGGAAAGTACCGGCGCACCCTGCAGACCGACCGGCAGCACCTGCTCGATCACTTCACGCTGGTCCAGATGGCCCGCAAGGTCGTCGGGGTCGGGAGCGTCGGCACCCGCGCCTGGATCGTGCTGATGGACGGCGGGGACGGCGTGGAGCCGCTGTTCCTGCAAGCCAAGGAGGCCCAGCCCTCCGTCCTGGCGGAGTACGCCGGGAGCAGCAGGTACGGCAACGAGGGCGAGCGCGTCGTCGCCGGGCAGCACCTCATGCAGGCCCAGAGCGACATCTTCCTCGGCTGGACCCGCGTCACCGGCCCGGACAAGGTGAACCGCGACTTCTACGTACGCCAGTTGCGGGACTGGAAGTTCTCCGCGCCGATCGAGATGATGCTCCCGTCGGGCATGGCGGTGTACGGACGGCTGTGCGGCTGGACGCTGGCCCGGGCGCACGCCCGCACCGGTGACCGGGTCGCACTCGCCGCCTACCTCGGGGGCTCCGACCGCTTCGACCAGGCCGTCGCGGACTTCGCTGAGGCCTACGCCGACCAGAACGAAGAGGACTTCGCCGCCCTGCAGCTCGCCGTGGTCGACGGCCGGGCCGAAGCCACCTCCGGGATCTGA
- a CDS encoding GAP family protein, with the protein MVLELMVIGLAITLEPLPLIAFVLLLSADRGVRKGLAFLLAWLTCLVVVIAAVLLLTGGQPPARNSASSTAALVVKLVVGIGLIAYGEHKRRRVKVRHERKTPKWQRHLDQANSWSAAGVAVLLQPWGLVAAGAAAVVQADLSDSATWFALFAFCLLAASSQLVMELYTTFAPSAAEVGLERLRRWIVDHQEPAIVVLSLLVGFWLVGESLSQLV; encoded by the coding sequence ATGGTCCTTGAGCTCATGGTGATCGGTCTGGCGATCACGCTCGAACCGCTGCCGCTCATCGCCTTCGTCCTGCTGCTGTCGGCCGATCGGGGAGTCCGCAAAGGCCTGGCGTTCCTCCTTGCCTGGCTGACGTGCCTGGTCGTGGTGATCGCCGCGGTGCTGCTGTTGACCGGAGGTCAGCCTCCCGCCAGGAATTCGGCCTCGTCGACGGCCGCCCTGGTGGTCAAGCTGGTGGTGGGCATCGGCCTGATCGCCTACGGCGAGCACAAGCGGCGCCGCGTCAAGGTGCGGCACGAACGGAAGACCCCCAAGTGGCAAAGGCACCTGGACCAGGCCAATTCATGGTCGGCGGCCGGAGTCGCGGTGCTCCTCCAGCCCTGGGGGCTGGTGGCCGCCGGCGCGGCCGCGGTGGTCCAGGCGGATCTGTCCGACTCCGCCACCTGGTTCGCCCTGTTCGCCTTCTGCCTCCTGGCGGCGTCGAGTCAGCTGGTGATGGAGCTCTACACCACATTCGCCCCGAGTGCTGCCGAGGTCGGGCTGGAGCGGCTGCGCCGGTGGATCGTCGACCACCAGGAGCCGGCGATCGTCGTGCTCTCGCTCCTGGTCGGCTTCTGGTTGGTGGGCGAGAGCCTCTCGCAGCTCGTCTGA
- a CDS encoding ABC transporter substrate-binding protein — translation MSVRRSRTLTAACLLTAAVTLAASGCAKQEGSPTSASGNSTAGAQVVASPSAAAGDAAGGCDLKTYGAAKLDLKDAVVGFSQSEKEANPFRIAETQSIKDEAAKLGVKKLLTTNAQSQLPKQISDIQDMLNQGAQLLIVAPLNSDGLEPALQAAAAKHVPVITIDRKLNATPCKDYLTFIGSNFVDQGKRAADALVKATGGTGKVAILLGTSGNGVTTDRTKGFVDQIAATAPGLEIVAQQTGEFARDKGQQVTEQLLQSHPDITAVYAENDEMGLGAVTAVKGAGKKPGTDIKIVSVDGTRNAVQALATGEYNGVVESNPRFGPLAFATAQKFFDGTAIPANVIITDRAYDPDNAKTSLDGAY, via the coding sequence ATGTCCGTTCGCAGATCCCGTACCCTCACCGCCGCCTGCCTGCTCACCGCGGCGGTCACCCTCGCCGCCTCCGGCTGCGCCAAGCAGGAGGGATCCCCCACCTCCGCCTCCGGCAACTCCACCGCCGGCGCCCAGGTCGTCGCCTCCCCGAGCGCCGCCGCGGGCGACGCGGCCGGCGGCTGCGACCTCAAGACCTACGGCGCGGCCAAACTCGACCTCAAGGACGCCGTGGTCGGCTTCTCCCAGTCGGAGAAGGAGGCCAACCCGTTCCGGATCGCCGAGACCCAGTCGATCAAGGACGAGGCCGCCAAGCTGGGCGTGAAGAAGCTCCTCACCACCAACGCCCAGTCCCAGCTCCCCAAGCAGATCAGCGACATCCAGGACATGCTCAACCAGGGCGCCCAACTCCTCATCGTCGCGCCGCTCAACTCCGACGGCCTGGAGCCCGCCCTGCAGGCCGCCGCCGCCAAGCACGTCCCCGTCATCACCATCGACCGCAAACTCAACGCCACCCCCTGCAAGGACTACCTCACCTTCATCGGCTCCAACTTCGTCGACCAGGGCAAGCGCGCCGCCGACGCCCTCGTCAAGGCCACCGGCGGCACCGGCAAGGTCGCCATCCTGCTGGGCACCTCCGGCAACGGCGTCACCACCGACCGCACCAAGGGCTTCGTCGACCAGATCGCCGCCACCGCCCCCGGCCTCGAGATCGTCGCCCAACAGACCGGCGAATTCGCCCGCGACAAGGGCCAGCAGGTCACCGAACAACTCCTCCAGTCCCACCCGGACATCACGGCCGTCTACGCCGAGAACGACGAAATGGGCCTCGGCGCCGTCACCGCCGTCAAGGGCGCCGGCAAGAAGCCCGGCACCGACATCAAGATCGTCTCCGTCGACGGCACCCGCAACGCCGTCCAGGCCCTCGCCACCGGCGAATACAACGGCGTCGTCGAATCCAACCCCCGCTTCGGCCCCCTCGCCTTCGCCACCGCCCAGAAGTTCTTCGACGGCACCGCCATCCCCGCCAACGTCATCATCACCGACCGCGCCTACGACCCCGACAACGCCAAGACCTCCCTCGACGGCGCCTACTGA
- a CDS encoding alpha/beta fold hydrolase yields the protein MTDDCEILLGGIRLAHRVSGDPGSRPLVLLHALGEGAADWDGVRDTFARHRRVYAPDLRGHGRSDRPGTYSFELMRDDVLALLATLGPEPVDLVGHSMGAVVAYLVAAAAPERVRRLVLEDVPAPFPRKPSELTRPDGPLPYDWAVVPAIKGQLDEPDPAWLAALGLITAPTLVVAGGSRSHVPQDGIAELARLVPDCRIVTIPVGHLVHAARPEEFAVVVTDFLTAPDRPAGRTTGPRPTAARGG from the coding sequence ATGACCGATGACTGCGAGATCCTGCTCGGTGGAATCCGACTGGCCCACCGGGTGTCGGGGGATCCCGGATCCCGTCCGCTGGTGCTGCTGCACGCGCTCGGCGAAGGCGCGGCGGACTGGGACGGCGTCCGCGACACCTTCGCGCGGCACCGGCGGGTGTACGCGCCGGACCTGCGCGGCCACGGGCGCAGCGACCGCCCGGGCACGTACTCCTTCGAGCTGATGCGGGACGACGTGCTGGCCCTGCTGGCGACGCTCGGGCCCGAGCCGGTGGATCTGGTCGGGCACTCGATGGGCGCAGTGGTGGCGTACTTGGTCGCTGCGGCCGCGCCGGAGCGGGTGCGGCGGCTGGTGCTGGAGGACGTCCCGGCGCCGTTCCCCAGAAAGCCGTCCGAGCTGACCAGGCCGGACGGGCCGCTCCCGTACGACTGGGCGGTGGTGCCGGCGATCAAGGGCCAGCTGGACGAACCGGACCCGGCCTGGCTCGCGGCGCTGGGGCTGATCACCGCGCCCACGCTGGTGGTGGCCGGCGGCTCGCGCAGCCACGTGCCGCAGGACGGCATCGCCGAGCTGGCCCGGCTCGTCCCGGACTGCCGGATCGTCACCATCCCGGTCGGGCACCTGGTGCATGCGGCCCGGCCGGAGGAGTTCGCGGTGGTGGTGACGGACTTCCTCACCGCCCCGGACCGCCCCGCCGGCCGGACCACCGGGCCGCGCCCGACGGCGGCCCGAGGAGGCTGA